One Leptospira weilii genomic region harbors:
- a CDS encoding type I restriction enzyme HsdR N-terminal domain-containing protein, whose protein sequence is MAIPIKVFERISAGLKKFQPILNSAKTRDVNESDTVVVITDMLSEVFGYDKYSEITTEHVIKKTFCDLAIKIDGKIKLLMEIKAIGLDLKDDHIKQAVDYGANAGIEWVILTNGMNWQIYRITFSKPIDKELVYEINFSNINPKNENHIEPIYYLCKEALGKSLLDEYHSQKQALSKYYVGQMILTETILDVIKRELKRLTPGVKIENEEIEEVLRSDIIKRDVLEGDKALDAKKKIQKAANTYLRSSSPVPKKENVASTNNESQLEKDLPDPEPAST, encoded by the coding sequence ATGGCAATACCTATAAAAGTTTTTGAAAGGATCTCTGCTGGTTTAAAGAAATTTCAACCAATCTTAAATTCGGCGAAAACAAGGGATGTAAATGAATCGGATACTGTAGTCGTGATTACAGATATGCTCTCGGAAGTTTTTGGTTATGACAAGTACTCAGAAATAACAACAGAACATGTGATCAAAAAAACATTCTGTGATTTGGCTATCAAGATCGATGGCAAGATTAAACTCTTGATGGAGATTAAGGCCATTGGCTTGGATTTAAAAGACGATCACATTAAGCAGGCTGTTGATTACGGTGCAAACGCTGGCATAGAGTGGGTTATCCTAACCAATGGAATGAATTGGCAAATCTATAGAATAACGTTTTCCAAGCCAATAGATAAGGAACTTGTATATGAGATTAATTTTTCTAATATCAACCCGAAGAACGAAAATCATATCGAACCTATTTATTATCTTTGTAAAGAGGCGCTTGGAAAATCCCTTCTTGACGAGTATCATTCTCAAAAGCAAGCCTTAAGTAAATATTATGTAGGTCAGATGATATTGACTGAAACGATCTTGGACGTTATAAAGAGAGAGTTAAAACGACTCACTCCGGGCGTTAAGATTGAGAATGAAGAAATCGAAGAAGTTTTAAGATCCGATATCATCAAAAGAGATGTATTGGAAGGGGATAAGGCTTTGGACGCTAAGAAAAAAATACAGAAGGCCGCCAACACCTATCTTAGAAGTTCTTCTCCAGTACCGAAAAAAGAAAACGTTGCATCAACAAATAATGAGTCTCAACTTGAAAAGGATCTCCCAGATCCCGAACCAGCCTCGACTTAA
- a CDS encoding helix-turn-helix domain-containing protein: MNTVGIFNYTNFIELGITYFHSFSVVIGIILGFAKLFSKDHFKKSYGTVLCSFAFFLILNNGILFGQGNLRTENKITFGSYYGLVLYSISAVFVCFSYVLETLDHPWNYCKRLLGMIPVAILFSYLIPELYFVSFIDILGFGISVFTTAWSFRNILISKKPIVYFNLPLISLLISICFGLDLFGTILDRKVFFFIAELLAGSVLCYIFILERACPLLFDRSTTTNTVSEPKEPPISEEIQEEIKFQGRNLLEGVDLKTVEIKLNHFLEAKRFKDEELRLPDFAADLGLSTHQASYYLNNYLSKRYTDFLNFHRINEVMIMMKERSNFNLLNIALECGFNSPSSFHRACIRFTGKSPRDLKKELQLNSNKDVDS, translated from the coding sequence ATGAATACTGTCGGAATTTTCAATTATACGAATTTTATAGAATTAGGTATCACCTACTTCCATTCCTTCAGTGTGGTTATCGGTATAATTTTAGGATTTGCGAAACTTTTTTCAAAGGATCATTTTAAAAAATCTTATGGAACGGTTCTTTGTTCGTTTGCGTTCTTTCTGATTTTAAACAATGGAATTCTGTTCGGCCAAGGAAACTTGCGAACTGAAAACAAAATTACATTCGGATCTTATTACGGCTTAGTTCTCTATTCCATTTCGGCCGTTTTCGTTTGTTTTAGCTATGTATTAGAGACTTTAGATCATCCGTGGAATTACTGCAAACGACTCTTAGGTATGATTCCCGTTGCCATTCTATTTTCGTATTTGATTCCGGAACTTTATTTTGTTTCCTTCATAGACATTCTAGGGTTCGGGATTTCCGTATTTACGACTGCCTGGTCTTTTAGAAATATTTTAATTTCTAAAAAACCTATCGTTTACTTCAACCTACCTTTGATTTCACTTCTGATTTCTATCTGTTTCGGATTGGATTTATTTGGTACGATACTGGATAGAAAAGTCTTCTTTTTTATTGCGGAATTGCTAGCCGGATCGGTGCTGTGCTACATCTTTATTTTAGAACGGGCCTGTCCCCTTTTGTTTGATAGATCTACGACTACAAACACAGTTTCAGAACCAAAAGAACCTCCTATTTCTGAAGAAATCCAAGAAGAAATAAAATTTCAAGGTCGCAACTTGTTAGAAGGTGTCGATTTAAAGACCGTTGAAATCAAACTGAATCATTTTTTAGAAGCGAAAAGATTTAAAGACGAAGAACTTAGACTTCCCGACTTTGCTGCGGACTTAGGCCTTTCCACTCATCAAGCTTCTTACTACTTAAACAATTATCTGAGTAAGAGATACACGGACTTTCTGAATTTTCACAGAATAAACGAAGTTATGATTATGATGAAAGAAAGATCTAATTTCAATCTTTTAAATATCGCTCTTGAATGCGGTTTTAATTCTCCATCTTCTTTTCACAGGGCTTGTATTAGGTTTACCGGGAAATCTCCTCGTGATCTTAAAAAGGAACTTCAGTTAAATTCTAACAAAGACGTAGATTCTTAA
- a CDS encoding DUF5615 family PIN-like protein → MQVNILADENVDFRIIQELRNSGYHVKSVIEDYRGYSDSEVLNVAKEFNSIVLTLDKDFGEWVFAHNANPLGIILLRYHPKDFLEITKTLLKLINQHGSDLIGKFAVLTISKVRIREIHL, encoded by the coding sequence TTGCAAGTTAACATTCTTGCGGATGAAAACGTTGATTTTCGAATAATTCAAGAACTGAGAAATTCAGGGTATCATGTTAAATCTGTAATCGAAGACTATCGTGGTTATAGTGATTCAGAAGTTCTTAATGTTGCTAAAGAATTTAATTCAATAGTCTTAACCTTAGACAAAGATTTTGGTGAATGGGTATTTGCTCATAATGCAAATCCACTTGGTATTATACTATTGCGTTATCATCCAAAAGATTTTTTAGAAATTACTAAAACACTTTTAAAACTTATCAATCAACACGGTTCTGATCTTATCGGAAAATTTGCGGTTTTAACAATTTCGAAAGTGAGAATCAGAGAAATACATTTGTAG
- a CDS encoding transposase codes for MIPKEKSKPKGGRNRVPTRVVMAGIIYRMKTGCQWRAIPNDFGSGQTCHRRFQEWERAGVFKKIYKSILKYYDVKNKIAWDWASMDSTMVKAPKGGV; via the coding sequence TTGATCCCAAAAGAGAAGTCAAAGCCGAAAGGTGGTCGCAATCGCGTTCCAACAAGAGTCGTAATGGCAGGTATCATCTATCGAATGAAAACAGGCTGTCAGTGGCGTGCAATTCCGAATGACTTTGGATCGGGTCAAACTTGTCACAGAAGATTTCAAGAATGGGAACGAGCGGGAGTATTCAAAAAGATTTATAAATCTATTTTAAAATATTATGATGTGAAGAATAAGATAGCTTGGGATTGGGCTTCGATGGATTCCACAATGGTCAAGGCTCCCAAAGGGGGAGTTTAA
- a CDS encoding LA_2444/LA_4059 family outer membrane protein codes for MKRSIFILIFLFATEIYSDNADNLNYETESKNNSNKHSFELFLRLNRASWVPESIRRTSDANSSLGNSANNGIFTSYDPPSRDKKFENPDFKSFGFVYKNFVHKFSFDYNHLSLSQHFKVNFKYAGVYSSTGEEYSYIGSGFLYNIHPFRTENKFALTKEIFNKDRFLLSLGGGVRFLSITSKRNYPDFIPEYLQLASFVSSYSDITKTYGPQVSLRSELQLFRGLSLRTNLDVFFLQGISKSNFVSLNTYDFFTSNASNRIQFHGFDLTSELSFYLFRNLRLFFGYELILSRAKYLQYNELNNSFNFRSIISSDLIKYEYTQEKLDSLSLFYIGAGFIF; via the coding sequence ATGAAACGATCCATCTTTATTTTAATTTTTTTGTTCGCTACTGAAATTTATTCAGACAATGCTGATAATTTAAATTACGAAACCGAATCGAAAAATAATTCAAATAAGCACTCATTTGAATTGTTCCTTAGGTTGAATCGAGCTTCTTGGGTTCCCGAATCGATCCGAAGAACCTCAGATGCGAATTCCTCCCTGGGGAATTCTGCAAATAACGGCATTTTCACTAGTTATGATCCTCCGAGTAGAGACAAAAAGTTTGAAAACCCTGATTTTAAAAGTTTTGGTTTCGTGTATAAGAATTTTGTTCATAAGTTTTCGTTTGATTATAACCATCTGTCTCTTTCTCAACACTTTAAGGTCAATTTCAAATATGCAGGAGTTTATAGTTCGACAGGCGAAGAATATTCTTATATTGGTTCCGGATTTTTATATAACATCCACCCTTTTCGAACGGAAAATAAATTCGCACTTACTAAAGAAATTTTTAACAAGGATCGTTTTTTACTGAGTCTTGGCGGCGGCGTTAGATTCTTATCCATTACAAGTAAACGGAATTATCCGGATTTTATTCCGGAATACCTTCAACTTGCTTCGTTTGTTTCCAGTTATTCCGATATCACTAAAACGTACGGGCCTCAAGTTAGTCTGAGATCCGAATTACAATTGTTTAGAGGTCTTTCCTTGAGAACAAATCTGGATGTTTTCTTTTTGCAGGGTATTTCTAAATCTAATTTTGTAAGTTTGAATACGTATGATTTTTTTACTTCAAACGCTTCCAATAGGATTCAATTTCATGGTTTTGATCTTACTTCAGAATTGTCCTTTTACCTTTTTAGAAATCTCAGATTATTTTTCGGTTATGAATTGATCTTATCTAGGGCGAAATATTTACAATACAACGAATTGAATAATTCTTTCAATTTTCGGTCTATCATTTCTTCCGATTTAATCAAATACGAATATACTCAAGAAAAGCTAGATTCTTTGAGTCTATTTTACATTGGTGCGGGTTTTATCTTTTAA
- a CDS encoding transposase, with protein sequence MGFDGFHNGQGSQRGSLTGKNPTDRAKLGVKRHILTDGNGIPLAITLSGANVHDKRNVKDTLNSILVFSGRKRKKQNTFV encoded by the coding sequence TTGGGCTTCGATGGATTCCACAATGGTCAAGGCTCCCAAAGGGGGAGTTTAACCGGGAAAAATCCTACAGACCGTGCCAAATTGGGAGTTAAACGGCATATTCTTACGGATGGAAACGGAATTCCATTGGCAATTACGTTGAGTGGAGCGAACGTTCATGATAAACGCAATGTAAAAGATACATTGAATTCCATCTTGGTTTTTTCCGGAAGAAAAAGAAAAAAACAAAACACCTTTGTTTAG
- the mazF gene encoding endoribonuclease MazF, translating into MVKSRKYTPEKGDIVWLNFTPQAGHEQKGRRPALVLSPKEYNSKTGLAIFCPITSKIKGYPFEVTIKLKKIDGVILSDQVKNLDWTIREAEFIESINKVSLKEVLDNIKLLVF; encoded by the coding sequence TTGGTAAAGAGTAGAAAATATACTCCTGAAAAAGGAGATATAGTTTGGCTGAACTTTACCCCGCAAGCAGGTCATGAACAAAAAGGTCGTAGACCAGCTTTAGTTTTGTCACCTAAAGAATATAATTCGAAAACTGGATTAGCAATTTTCTGTCCGATTACTAGTAAGATTAAAGGTTATCCATTCGAGGTAACAATTAAATTGAAGAAAATTGATGGTGTAATTCTTTCTGATCAAGTGAAAAACTTAGACTGGACTATTCGTGAAGCTGAATTTATAGAATCAATAAATAAAGTTTCTTTGAAAGAAGTTTTAGATAATATTAAGTTATTAGTATTTTAA
- a CDS encoding helix-turn-helix domain-containing protein, which translates to MNTFNLKTQSGRLAYIISETGMTQSRFGEEAGISKQQVSNIIAGEREVSEPVAMVIEYKFGFRKEWILTGNGSKKDQKRNSQEITALNSDIQLQRKIERIPGVKKLIEDFLTLSSEDRAVIEDMVKRLKKKEE; encoded by the coding sequence ATGAATACTTTTAATTTAAAGACACAATCCGGAAGACTTGCTTATATCATTTCTGAAACGGGAATGACTCAGAGTCGGTTTGGAGAAGAGGCGGGTATTTCCAAGCAGCAAGTTTCCAATATTATTGCTGGAGAAAGGGAGGTTTCAGAACCTGTTGCAATGGTAATCGAATATAAATTTGGATTTCGAAAAGAATGGATTTTAACTGGAAATGGATCTAAAAAGGACCAAAAAAGAAATTCTCAGGAAATTACGGCATTAAATTCCGATATACAATTACAACGAAAAATAGAACGAATACCTGGAGTTAAAAAGCTGATTGAGGACTTTTTAACTTTAAGCTCCGAAGATAGAGCTGTCATTGAGGATATGGTAAAAAGATTGAAGAAAAAAGAAGAATAA
- a CDS encoding transposase: MIKRRNIRPHIRKKGEKPLIGKYKGKPKRWVIERTNSWHNRFRAILILWERKAENYLASLYLASSIIVFNFFNR, encoded by the coding sequence TTGATCAAAAGAAGAAACATTCGACCTCATATTCGGAAAAAAGGTGAAAAACCTCTCATTGGTAAATACAAAGGAAAACCTAAACGTTGGGTCATTGAAAGAACAAATAGTTGGCATAATCGATTCAGAGCTATTTTGATTCTCTGGGAAAGAAAAGCAGAAAACTATCTGGCTTCTCTTTATCTTGCAAGCTCAATCATTGTTTTTAACTTTTTTAATAGGTAG
- a CDS encoding IS5 family transposase (programmed frameshift), producing MDLSNDQWKILEPLIIEPNVREDGKGRPRMDARSILNGILWILRTGAQWKELPDRYPPYQTCHRRFQEWNRNGTMRNMIRSLASDLKERGGIDIEESFIDGTFVPAKKGVQKLGKTKRGKGTKIMAIGDSQGLPIAFCTENASPHEVTLVEQTLENLFIEENPKRMIGDKAYDSDGLDEHILQQYETKIIAPHRKKRKQPTQDGRGLRRYKRRWKIECLFAWLQNFRRLVVRYEYYDFNFDGFIALGCAMILLRHF from the exons ATGGATTTAAGCAACGATCAATGGAAAATATTGGAGCCTCTGATAATTGAGCCTAACGTTCGTGAAGATGGAAAAGGTCGTCCTCGTATGGATGCTCGTTCAATCTTAAATGGAATTCTTTGGATATTGCGCACAGGAGCTCAGTGGAAGGAATTGCCGGATCGTTATCCTCCATATCAAACATGCCATCGTCGCTTTCAAGAATGGAACCGAAATGGAACGATGCGGAATATGATTCGTAGTTTAGCCTCCGATTTGAAAGAACGCGGAGGAATAGATATAGAAGAATCCTTTATAGACGGCACATTTGTTCCTGCAAAAAAAGGGGTCCAAAAGT TGGGGAAAACCAAACGTGGGAAGGGTACAAAGATCATGGCAATCGGAGACAGCCAAGGTCTTCCTATCGCCTTTTGCACGGAAAATGCTTCGCCCCATGAAGTCACGTTAGTGGAGCAAACATTAGAAAATCTTTTTATAGAAGAAAATCCAAAACGAATGATCGGTGACAAAGCATACGATAGCGACGGTTTAGACGAACACATTTTGCAACAGTATGAAACGAAAATCATTGCACCGCATAGAAAGAAAAGAAAACAACCGACACAAGATGGTCGAGGATTGAGGCGTTACAAACGACGATGGAAAATCGAGTGTCTTTTTGCCTGGCTTCAAAACTTTAGAAGACTCGTAGTCCGTTATGAATATTACGATTTTAATTTCGATGGGTTTATTGCTCTCGGATGTGCTATGATCCTTCTTAGGCATTTTTGA
- a CDS encoding LIC10906 family membrane protein, with translation MNSIIFYNIIIGFFLLFLGWYVNRIPSQKIVQKYFFRLCVSLAIWRLCFGFRYLIPFEFREIVLNWMLIPILFVPYLFYSLVRSLFGNNTVSGRWTFFINSMILCYLIFTAATGLVAKIQDHSTFTYQPTYNYHLIIAYCVIYISFSFTILVKTAFQSRGDLRVRAFLLSLGTFIAFTVTIFCVYILPFYGHFYSSEAVLGLFPSSIFWAVAILHYDAFEIRENILKGERLPLLNRIFSFPVLGLYNLLDSPEYGFKLLNSKSMLTLDILIEDHKLRKSTNLDIVDISGILANRYKKRIR, from the coding sequence ATGAATTCTATAATTTTTTATAATATAATAATTGGCTTTTTTCTTTTATTTCTTGGATGGTATGTAAATCGAATTCCCAGTCAAAAAATTGTACAAAAATACTTTTTTAGGTTATGTGTCTCTCTTGCTATTTGGAGACTTTGTTTTGGATTTCGTTACCTTATCCCTTTTGAATTCCGAGAAATTGTGTTGAATTGGATGTTGATTCCTATTTTATTCGTCCCTTATTTATTTTATTCACTTGTAAGATCCTTATTCGGAAACAATACCGTTTCTGGTCGTTGGACTTTTTTCATCAATTCAATGATACTTTGTTATCTAATTTTTACGGCTGCCACGGGTTTAGTTGCCAAAATCCAAGACCACTCAACATTTACTTATCAACCTACTTATAATTATCATCTAATCATCGCCTACTGTGTAATTTACATTTCCTTTTCTTTTACTATATTAGTAAAAACTGCTTTTCAAAGCCGTGGGGATCTCAGAGTCAGAGCCTTTCTTCTATCTTTAGGAACTTTTATAGCATTTACTGTTACTATTTTTTGTGTTTATATTCTTCCCTTTTATGGACATTTCTATTCATCAGAAGCAGTGCTGGGACTTTTCCCATCATCTATTTTCTGGGCAGTTGCAATCTTACACTACGATGCTTTTGAAATTAGAGAAAATATTTTAAAAGGCGAGCGTTTACCGTTACTCAATCGAATTTTTTCCTTTCCGGTTCTTGGATTATATAATCTTCTCGATTCGCCAGAATATGGATTTAAGCTTTTAAACAGTAAATCTATGCTGACCCTTGATATTTTAATAGAAGACCATAAGCTCCGAAAATCTACGAATTTAGATATAGTGGATATATCTGGAATCCTTGCAAATCGATATAAAAAACGAATTCGTTAG
- a CDS encoding LIMLP_19325 family protein has product MVFNYFQINPLEISNSDLDKYEKYLGKSLNDEDREAILKFTSFRRILTIRKKLKLNL; this is encoded by the coding sequence ATGGTTTTCAATTATTTCCAAATAAATCCCTTAGAAATCTCCAATTCCGATTTAGACAAGTATGAGAAATACTTAGGCAAATCATTAAACGACGAAGACAGAGAAGCAATCTTGAAATTCACAAGTTTTCGTAGGATTTTAACGATCAGAAAAAAACTAAAATTAAACCTGTAG
- a CDS encoding type II toxin-antitoxin system HigB family toxin, which translates to MHVISKRKITEFIEQYPKSRSSLELWYKVFSKTDFDNFPHLRKVFPSTDIVQNLFVFNISGNNYRLIAAIHFNRKKVYIREILTHSEYNKEKWKV; encoded by the coding sequence GTGCATGTAATAAGTAAGCGAAAAATTACAGAATTTATTGAACAATATCCAAAATCGAGATCTTCATTGGAATTATGGTATAAAGTCTTTAGTAAAACGGATTTTGATAATTTTCCTCATTTAAGAAAGGTCTTTCCTTCAACAGATATTGTACAAAATTTATTCGTTTTTAATATATCTGGGAATAATTATAGGCTTATTGCTGCTATTCACTTTAATAGGAAGAAAGTTTACATCAGGGAAATTCTAACCCATTCTGAATATAACAAAGAAAAATGGAAGGTGTGA
- a CDS encoding AbrB/MazE/SpoVT family DNA-binding domain-containing protein, with product MESIIQKWGNSLGIRIPKAMATELELNDGSHVELQYEGNKIVIYPMKKASLEEKLSKITKQNLHSEISTGNSIGKEAW from the coding sequence ATGGAATCAATTATTCAAAAATGGGGTAATAGCTTAGGAATTAGAATTCCAAAAGCAATGGCAACGGAATTAGAGTTAAATGACGGAAGCCACGTTGAATTACAATATGAAGGGAATAAGATTGTAATATATCCAATGAAAAAAGCTTCATTAGAAGAAAAACTTTCTAAAATTACGAAACAAAATCTTCACTCTGAAATATCAACTGGTAACTCAATAGGTAAAGAAGCTTGGTAA
- a CDS encoding Rpn family recombination-promoting nuclease/putative transposase, giving the protein MTEVNNPHDRLIRETFQDKKEAATFFKNTLPREVVELLDLENLELSESSFVSEELKQEQTDLLFQIPLKSGNRTNVYLLFEHKSYLENSIYIQLLGYLTEIYRNQQRNEEKLSVVIPFVFYHGEKEWKLGDRFLEQFVLTKQETEILKDFIPDFRIDLFDLKGIELKEKLESITFQVTLGVVQRIREGDLEFISHLPGLFSLLLGIEEESKRVAILRKLLLYIYWVRDLKPSELKGVLQRSKLEQYEELTMTTAERLISEGMRQGIEKGIEKGIEKGIEKGKLEDAGKMLKKGIDLKTVLEITGLTEKTLKENGFL; this is encoded by the coding sequence ATGACCGAAGTGAACAATCCGCACGATCGATTGATCCGAGAAACATTTCAGGACAAAAAAGAGGCAGCCACTTTCTTCAAAAACACACTCCCGCGGGAAGTGGTAGAACTACTCGACTTGGAAAACTTAGAATTGTCCGAATCGAGTTTTGTAAGCGAAGAATTAAAACAAGAACAAACCGACCTACTGTTCCAAATCCCGCTCAAGTCCGGAAATCGGACCAATGTGTATTTACTCTTCGAACACAAAAGTTATTTAGAAAACAGCATCTACATCCAACTACTCGGATATCTCACAGAAATCTATCGAAACCAACAAAGGAATGAAGAGAAGTTATCGGTCGTAATCCCGTTCGTATTCTATCACGGAGAAAAAGAGTGGAAATTGGGAGATCGATTTTTGGAACAATTCGTTTTAACGAAACAAGAAACGGAAATTCTCAAGGACTTTATCCCGGATTTTAGGATCGACTTGTTCGATTTGAAAGGGATAGAATTGAAGGAGAAATTGGAAAGTATCACTTTTCAAGTGACTCTGGGAGTGGTTCAAAGAATCCGGGAAGGAGATTTGGAATTTATTTCTCACTTACCGGGGTTATTTTCCCTATTACTTGGAATCGAGGAAGAATCGAAAAGGGTTGCAATCTTACGGAAACTGTTATTGTATATTTACTGGGTTCGAGATTTGAAGCCATCGGAATTGAAGGGAGTCCTTCAACGATCTAAATTGGAACAATATGAGGAATTGACGATGACAACCGCGGAAAGACTCATTTCGGAAGGGATGCGCCAAGGTATCGAGAAGGGTATTGAAAAAGGTATCGAGAAGGGTATTGAAAAAGGGAAACTGGAAGATGCCGGTAAGATGCTAAAGAAAGGGATTGATTTAAAGACCGTTTTAGAAATTACAGGACTTACCGAAAAGACCCTCAAGGAAAATGGATTTCTCTAA
- a CDS encoding DUF433 domain-containing protein yields the protein MDYKNRLSANPNVMLGKPVIKGTRITVELILERLGEGLSIEEILTATPGIVRDDILACLSYSSEVISRESLLAS from the coding sequence ATGGATTATAAAAATAGATTAAGTGCCAATCCAAATGTTATGTTAGGGAAGCCGGTTATAAAAGGAACCCGGATTACTGTAGAACTTATCCTCGAAAGATTAGGAGAGGGATTGTCAATTGAAGAAATTCTAACCGCAACTCCTGGAATCGTTAGAGATGATATTTTGGCATGTCTATCTTACTCTAGCGAAGTTATATCACGAGAAAGTTTGCTTGCAAGTTAA
- a CDS encoding helix-turn-helix domain-containing protein has translation MIAELEKVKNVWSEIKEVISYPRTQKQYKKLVEILDNLIDEVGNNEKHSLAPLMETIGNIIESYEFDHFIEIESDPIEILKSLMEEHGLSQKDMKELGSQGVVSEILNGKRELNVRQIKVLSKRFNVSPAVFI, from the coding sequence ATGATAGCTGAATTAGAAAAAGTAAAAAACGTATGGTCTGAGATTAAAGAAGTTATTTCATATCCGAGAACTCAGAAGCAATATAAGAAACTTGTAGAAATATTAGATAATCTAATTGATGAGGTAGGTAACAACGAAAAGCATTCGTTGGCTCCATTAATGGAAACAATTGGAAATATCATTGAATCATATGAATTTGATCACTTTATAGAGATTGAATCTGATCCAATTGAAATTTTAAAATCTTTAATGGAAGAGCATGGGTTATCTCAAAAAGATATGAAAGAACTCGGTAGCCAAGGCGTTGTATCGGAAATTTTAAATGGTAAAAGGGAATTAAATGTAAGACAAATCAAAGTTTTGTCTAAAAGATTTAATGTTTCTCCTGCAGTTTTTATTTAG
- a CDS encoding LBL_2463 family protein, with amino-acid sequence MSQITTKTYPRAKEKIEVKTIVGLESPEELKKVKEFVSKVYAESGYSHSSWKNINYDPWSTWFYAEDENTDKILAAMRIIEKRPDNVIPLEVAVVWGQPLLKQYKVIEDNVADWNSVSFLPTSKSGRACAILFKSVAKHCLEKNYSIVYGMYNPESKGIERIYFRAGVTHSQKYPDLMYFPGFYLKGEFCQFRIIEIKKESLQEIASNLS; translated from the coding sequence ATGTCACAAATAACTACAAAAACATACCCTCGTGCAAAAGAAAAAATTGAAGTTAAGACGATTGTAGGATTAGAGTCACCGGAAGAGCTAAAAAAAGTAAAAGAATTTGTATCCAAAGTATATGCTGAATCTGGATATTCACATTCTTCTTGGAAAAACATTAATTATGACCCTTGGTCAACTTGGTTTTATGCAGAGGACGAGAATACTGACAAAATCCTAGCCGCTATGCGGATAATTGAAAAAAGGCCGGATAATGTTATCCCTTTGGAAGTTGCTGTCGTTTGGGGACAACCGCTTCTCAAACAATATAAAGTTATAGAAGATAACGTAGCAGATTGGAATTCAGTCTCATTTCTACCAACGAGCAAAAGCGGAAGAGCTTGCGCCATTCTTTTCAAATCAGTCGCGAAACATTGCTTGGAGAAGAATTATTCCATAGTCTATGGAATGTACAACCCGGAATCAAAAGGAATTGAAAGAATCTATTTTAGAGCAGGAGTTACACACTCCCAAAAATATCCTGATTTAATGTATTTTCCTGGCTTTTATCTCAAAGGAGAATTTTGTCAATTTAGAATTATTGAAATCAAAAAAGAATCTTTACAAGAAATTGCTTCAAATTTAAGTTAA